A window from Triticum aestivum cultivar Chinese Spring chromosome 6D, IWGSC CS RefSeq v2.1, whole genome shotgun sequence encodes these proteins:
- the LOC123142225 gene encoding uncharacterized protein encodes MERCWLATTHLTQLVAAAGKKKGKGDGVAVGLARHGCRLVLVGDEGALAATVEEARRSAAAVKFRGMEADIKFVLDDYREDIGKMSVLSKEELVQVLRRHGSSSFRGVTLHKCGKWEATPPSCAIARGFTGSEDGKGHDIRGSAGGGLSNVFLRRSFQVLKVALFF; translated from the exons ATGGAGCGCTGTTGGTTGGCGACGACGCACTTGACACAGTTGGTCGCTGCTGccgggaagaagaagggcaaaggggaTGGGGTCGCCGTCGGCCTCGCTAGGCACGGCTGCAG GCTGGTCCTGGTGGGCGACGAGGGCGCCCTGGCCGCGACAGTGGAGGAGGCGCGGCGCAGCGCGGCGGCCGTCAAGTTCCGCGGCATGGAGGCGGACATCAAGTTCGTCTTGGACGACTACAGGGAGGACATCGGCAAG ATGAGTGTCTTAAGCAAGGAGGAGCTGGTGCAGGTGTTGCGGCGGCACGGTAGCTCCAGTTTCCGCGGTGTCACCCTGCACAAGTGCGGCAAGTGGGAGGCCACCCCGCCTTCGTGTGCCATTGCCCGAGGCTTTACCGGTAGCGAAGATGGGAAGGGTCACGACATTAGGGGGTCTGCCGGCGGGGGGCTGTCAAACGTTTTTTTGCGCCGATCATTCCAAGTGCTCAAAGTTGCCCTCTTCTTTTAG